The Rhopalosiphum maidis isolate BTI-1 chromosome 2, ASM367621v3, whole genome shotgun sequence genome segment acctTAAAAATATGGCTATCTCTTTGAATAGTTTGATCTGCATTTaatcgaattttaaattttgtgacAGGTAAGAATATAGATTTCTTTAATCGTGTTGTATCATCAGAATAAAAACGATTAACTGAATGGAAACGAGACAGATATTTGGTTACAGAAGTAATAGTATACATGATAACTATTGCTtgttctttaatttaaataatataattttaatacatatattgtataatattctaaacctACATCTAGTGTTAATGAATAGCAAAATAaactagtataaatatattaagaatatttgttACTAccaaattatatagtacatttttggaaaattgTCTGCTTTCTTAGGCTCTTAGCGGTCAGTCGGATTTACAAAGCCGGATTGATAAGTGTTATCATAATCATGTGCTATAATCGAATAATAGTATCCATATTCTATATCCGTGGTTATCACTATTCACTATTATGTGATAcaagtcatttaaaaatatgtatgtttaaaaattgttatattctgTGGTTTAACatggacataataatataatattaaatttctttatagGTTTAATCTCTTTTTATGGGTTTATGAGGTTTTATCTTAAATCTGAGTTAGATTTATAAGGTATATACATGAACAtgatcatatattatgatctaaGAGTCTTATGGCATGTTTacgagtaatatttaaaaataagtaaaaactaggtttaattattatattaatctgtATACGTTTACAGTTAAACACTATTGATGTTGAGGTATAtggtgtatttttttgttttattttcgtatatttttaaacacgaaaaaaagattttatcgtatttttgattcaatagtaattttaaatactcatttatatttggtaatatttgcctattaaatacgtttttacgattattaataatcaaattttcgCAGAGATAAACGTTTATCTGATTATTTTAGTTgattgttaattgtttatgtCATATAATGACGATTGTTCATCATCTAAACCACGGTCTTTTAAGACCGTAATCAAAACTATCAGAAAAGaggtttttaatgtttttattaaaaatgttttatcagGGGTACGAAAAATACTGAACCGTTGAAAAAGTCTGATAGGAGCAAATATTTAAGCAAATAGTTTTGAGTGTTATGATAAAAAGTATTGCCTAAACTATTATTAGTTAACCAGTTTACTCTCGATAACTCCGCGAGAACGCCCTTTATAAACTCcataaatattgaacatttcaCAGTTTAATTGCTAGATATTAAACTTGgttcaaaatggttttacaaatattaagtacTTGTCAGAAAGTAGTAAGTCAAGCTAAAGATGTGCAAATCATTTCATCAAATATACCAGAATTGGCTCTAAAGGtatttaattgtgtttattacatttattacattattattttatcattaattgaatttatcgtgtccaattattttcattaagatatattaacttattattacctattattttaagcttttgaataatataataataataataataataataataatatgcaagtaAAGTACagttaaataacaacaattaaattaataaactacttatataatgtaatgtaaaaagtAATGGTTAATAGAGTTTTTTCTgtacaatttaagtttaaaaataatttatttaatgttatttattagttgaatattaatattgaagtttttaattaggattgttgttatttaaacattaaatcctAGGTAAATAGTGATTTTTATTcagttgttatttaatatacttatctattgcttaataatttgaatttatatttatttatcttgtgCATTAAATACTGTATGAATAGAAAGATCTTAACAAAAACAAAGTACAATTAAGGacctaatgaaaaattattattttctacatttcttttaatatatataatctaactttttaaactttgaaaatGCGTAATTAGTAAGTGTTGATACCATATaaccattttttgttttgccaagttttgaatatttgttataGATTCATACATTAATAGAAGAAGATAAGTTAACTCTTGATGAGTTCAAAAAATGTCCATTACATCCAAAAAATGAAGATGAAGAAGCAATTAATTGGATATTTATTGTTGATTCTTTgaactattgtttttttgatcCCAACAATAAATCTCATTGGAGTATaacttggaaaaataaaaaacacacagGATATTTTGGTTTGTGTGCTGCTATCAATAGAGCTATAGaagtttgtaaatatttaaaaataaattatatttttaaattaattattaaaataatcattctatttttatagaaaggAATAAATATGACTGATATGAATACATGTTTGGAATTAACTAGACAACAATTGGATGAAATACTATTAGGAGATGATGGAGCAACTCTTCCACTATTACAAGAAAGGTATTTGTGTTTACAACAATCTGCAGATGTgttgctaaaaaaatataaaggtatgttgttcaaattatttttatttatcttttgtactattatgtagaattgatatttgtaaaagttttaatttttatgttaggaAACtttgttaattgtatattagaaTCAAATCATTCAGCTCagaaattattagaaattatttctgaaaatttttttcattttcgagATGAATCTATTTATAACAACCAAACaggtaatgttatatattatcatttataaatttattaaatatatatactatattcaaattatgctgttttttttttaagttgctATTTATAAAAGAGCTCAGATTTTGATTGCTGACATTTGGTCATCATTTAGAGGTTCCGGCTTTGGTGAATTTCATGATATAGATACTTTAACCATGTTTGCAgattataggtaaaatatctttttc includes the following:
- the LOC113555039 gene encoding queuosine salvage protein, with the protein product MVLQILSTCQKVVSQAKDVQIISSNIPELALKIHTLIEEDKLTLDEFKKCPLHPKNEDEEAINWIFIVDSLNYCFFDPNNKSHWSITWKNKKHTGYFGLCAAINRAIEKGINMTDMNTCLELTRQQLDEILLGDDGATLPLLQERYLCLQQSADVLLKKYKGNFVNCILESNHSAQKLLEIISENFFHFRDESIYNNQTVAIYKRAQILIADIWSSFRGSGFGEFHDIDTLTMFADYRVPQVLLYFGILKYSDDLKDTLKQGILLEHGTPEEVEIRAASIVAVNDIVNEVKKLMAKNNVHKICNSIMVDTYLWGYRRENAAMLEDTPYHKTLNIYY